From the Xiphophorus hellerii strain 12219 chromosome 20, Xiphophorus_hellerii-4.1, whole genome shotgun sequence genome, the window ACAGGAGCCTGCATGGTTTTCTCTCTATGCCTGctaattatttccattttctttgcCATATTAGGCCAAAGAGGAGAACATTTCTGGCcaaaagctcagaaatgtttcaataataataatctcagaagttttctagaaaaaaaacaagaaagttccTGAGCTTGAGAAGCTGGCAGTTCACTTAAAAATGATTCAgctcagaaatatttacaaaaaggaagaacatttctgagtttaaaaagtaaaaaacctgcaagacattttctagaaaaatctttGGTAAAGaactcagattttttctttagattaaactcagaaatgttctaaagaaaaaaactaaaaaggaatttctgagcttgaaaagtctaaaatttcCTATATCTAGAATTGAAATAACACACATGCTGTGTTAAAATCAACaggttttattcaaattcttcTCGGCTTTGTTGAATCTAGATGATGAtattatgtttttagttttgtcttttccatagaaaaatctgcagatatttttcacattattttttctagaattGTGTAAATTATTCTGAAAATCTGCATGTTTGCTCATTTTTTAACCAATCATGTCTAAAAGCTGAAATACTTCGGCACATCGCTACTTGACTCGCTATTGGCTGCCCTTTGAgcagcagccaatccaggagcgccatTTCTTTTCCTTGGCGCTGATTGGCTGGAGGCCAAATCGTGGTAATAAGGAcgactgtagatgttagcttctgctaagatggtttccactgtttacatattttatttattcaacatatcaatctgataaataaaaaagcctGACATTAAaccatctttatttctgtttcatagCCATTTGTGTTTTGGgatgagttttatttatataatattggtaaatatcaaTAGCGTGGGGTAACAATATCGACCCAGATTTTCATTTTACGTGTCAAAACCTTGGTAAAAGTTCGTCAGATCGTTATTTTCttgaaatgatcatttttcttttttagggtTTTGTTCTTGAAGTTTTGGCTGAAACATGTTAAActgaccaaaataaaatcatttctgtggatttttcttaaTGCTTCTGTGGTTTCAAGGCTGACATGaatgtttagtttttcatttcaatatAAAGTTatggttctttgttttttaaagtgtaaagaAGCTGGTTTCTCTGTGCTGTTGTGTTATTGTATTATAACTCACTGACATTTGACATAACTGACATCTAGTTATGCTAAATCAATGTAATATGGCTAAATGTATTGCTAATAAATACTTACAGTGCAATTAGTCTTATTCTGTATTCTGTTCAAACCTTTATTTACACTTTACAagcatatatacagtatttatgcttgtaaatataaaaggattttatgtgacagaccagaacaaagaaaagtaaaagtaaaaagtatttggtaaaaaagctACTCAAGtcctgagtaactgatcaaaaacaATCACTTAATATTTCAACATTACATCATCATAAGGACTAAAATATAGTTCAGTGGaaattttgatgttttagaGACCAAACTGGAAATAATTTGtataaaaaacttaaattacaaaataaaatcaggcaaaagaaataaaatttctttcaaCATGAAACTagcagaaactgcaggtgtgtgtgagttTTAGGTTAGAAAATGTTTGTCATTCACTGGGTAGAGAGTAAAGTCTAGTAAAAGTCAAAATAGTCCTAAAAGGTTTATTtgttccaaaaagttactcaagtagaTGTAAGTAGTTACTGTCCAACTTTTTTCATGACTAGCAGAATGCAGTCCGGTGTAAACCTGCAACAGATGGACCATAAACTGTCTCTAAAGTTATtacgataaacaataatattgttgttttgacactattttcaagtattataatgttaataataatgcaagattacattctcaaagatgaataaacattcaattctaatgaacatttaacactggaactggaggacattttaaatatccaaaataaataaaacaacaaataaaatgaattatgaagtttctTCAAACAAgattgttcttcaaaaatacaGCTGGTTCAAACCAAAacaccagatttttatttttttggtagaaagagaaaaacaataaatcacgCAAATGGAAAACaagttcattttaatgtattatttgattgatttattgtgacagagCTAATCAGGTGAATAAAAATCATTCTAAATATTATGAATAGAAAAAAGGCAGCATTTAAAGCACAGAGTTGGacataacataattttttaagtgGTTTGATGGTTGCAGGTCAGAGTTTAAGTTCAATAAACTCAGCAGATCCAAAACGAAACTGCAATAAACTTGGAGCAAAGAAAACGCTGGTAGAAAATAAGAAGGAACCAGTCAGAGGAGAACAGGTTGACGGCTCctcttcagctgctgctgattggctggcaGAGAGCAGGTGAAGCGCTTAGCCCCGCCCACCGAGGGaaacctgcagctccaggaCAGAGAAAAACAGCCAGATCCCTGACAGAAACTCTCATATTGATGCTGGTTTTCATTTCCAAAGcgcagatcctgacagaaactaacatttttaacactttttatgTTTAGAGACAAACAGATGTTTGagcagaaatacaataaaagggcggggtttatttttttacaacattccTGCTCTCTGTTTGGAACCTGCCATTGGTTGGCTCTAGACcaatcaaacagctgctttTCACACAATATATAGTGAAGCCTGCAACATTTATTCAACTCCTCTGGACACACAGCAGATTCTCCTGCAGGTGAGAAACAACtttcttgtttagttttttctctaGAGCAGAACgtcttcagaaccagaactcatCGACTGATCTCCAACAAACCTGATCCAAAAGGCTAAATTACGTCCTTAGTGCAGTTATTTGACTGAGGTTTGCTGGTGTTGCTCCATTTTCTGGTACTTATGGTGATAACAGTGAAAGAGGTAATAAATATTTACCCATTTGCAGCATCTTTTCTagcatcactgcaaaaacacaaaatctaatttctagtgcagatatcttagtgcacttgaaacaagataaaactaactcataagtcattttatagcaaaatataGAAGCTCGTTTCAACTCAAcaatcccttaatattgatgaaaacatgtttttcctactggcagattatttcacttataacatggggaaactGGAAAGTAAGTTATAAAAAAGTTTATCTCGAATCTTTTATGTTCAACAACGCAAGAGAAAACTAGTCCAGACAAACTCAGCAAGTTCAAACTGGTTTTAGTGGTAAGAGTGTCTGTTTGCCTGGGCCTGCAGCAATGTGCAGACGCATCAGTTAATTGCAACAAAAACTCGACTTCCACGAATCCTGCAAATGTAAAAGTACTGAGAATTGCTGCTCCactaaaaccaacaaacaaaagaagggcaagccagaaaaaacaaacccgCCCTGGTTGTTCCCAGGACAGTTTTTCAGCTGTGACAGGTTTGATCTGGGTTTTAAATCCAGATTTAGTTTCTGTAATGTGTATATCTATCAGCTGGAGGCTACAATTGATTTAAAGTTTCTTCTAAACTTCCAGCCACCATGAAAATCGCATCGTTTAACATTCAGAGGCTTGGACTGAAAAAAGTGTCGGACCCCAGCATTCTGAACAACCTGGttcaggtaaaaacaaaaacacctggTGGTTTGATTTCTGCTTTGGTAAAATGGGTTTAAAGGAAATATTGACATGAATATATTAATCATTTCAACCTGTTTGATGAAATCTGATTAATTAAACTCAttcaattgtgtttttctgtcagattatttcTCGTTATGATATCATTGTGATCCTGGAGGTTGTGGATGAGACCGGGAAAGCCGTGGATGTTCTGATGAAAGCTCTTAACAAGtcagtaaaagtttaaaacatcGTTTATTCATCTATATATGGACTGTTCCcactaaatcaaatcaaatcaaatttgatttgtatagcccatttcagcagcaaggcatttcaaagtgctttacatcattacaaacacagaaacacaatgcaagatagaaccaacaatcaaaacacgacattaagtcaagttccatcaataaatttgtaattgattacgtttcaaatacaatcctagtGGAGTTTCATCCagaaaggtttacctgttacactcctactgtgttatatggaacaaaatacctgttgctatttttattcacGCTCACAAagtttaaatggtaaatggactgaacttatatagagCTTtcccagtcattttgaccactcaaagcgctttacactagagtcgcactcacaaacacacacttacaAACCGATACGTACAgtagatcggtaggcaatttggggttaagtgccttgcccagaggcacatcgacatgtggcaggaggaagctggaatcgaacctacaaccttccgatctaccaaagagccacagttgCTCTttgatgtaaacagcattttaatgggcttctggcaccaGGCTCCGTTCACCTCTTTCACAGAGCAGGGACTCCGttgtccctcacggatttttgtgcaattctatggtacctgttagtgtctagaatttacagggtttgtgttacgcACAAAAAACCATCTTACAGGCCACAAAGGTTGAGCTTCAACTTGATGTGGATCTGATTCGTCCCCTGCTTTTCCCTGAAAGAAACTTTTCTAATGAAAACACCTTTGTGTGCTTTTTGCTCCGTCCTGAAAGGGAACATCACTACGAGAAGCAAATCAGCACTCGCCTGGGCAGAACTGACTACAAGGAGCAGTTCCTGTTCCTGTACAGGTGAcagttcattcattcattcattcattcattcattaggAGGATCATTTCATTCACCAACTGCTAGTAAAGATGAGAAAATAACTAAATCTGACTGACCTGAACatcagtttatttaataaatattggcttcaaactgaaaatgttatctgaggggcgtgccgtggtggcgtagcggttagcgcgacccacatttggaggccccaagtcctcgacgcggctgtcgcgggttcgactcccggacctggcgacgtttaccgcatgtcttccccctttcctgtcagcctacttcatgaaaagggactctagagcccacaaaagaccccctggaggggttataaaaaaaaaaaaaaaaagaaaatgttatctGAGATCCAGAATTATAATTGTTCtgggtttttcattatagttcagttttattttgttgcaacCGTTTGTATAattgagttatttttattagcttttagaatgtgtttgctattttttattagttatttgttaaatattgttaAGTTTGAGTTTAGTTTGTACTAGTTATTGTAGTAGTTTTGTTAacttttaggtgcagaattcaaaaaggtgaaagtattgtgtttatttatacatGAGTTGAgtaatgaatactcaacagaagacattatttttaaaaaacctattCAGTTatgtacatttacattttttctctgtttttgtggaCTAGcgtagcttagcttagcttagcttagtgTAGCGTAGCGTAGCCAGCAGAAGGAGGATGGAGCGCCGTAATTTACCGACAGCTGATGAAAACTGCttgtgtggaggaaaaaaatccatttcacatcagttcaaaagTCTGGAAATAGATTCATAACCAAAAACGAAGATATTTTAGCTctaatttcagtgtttgttagttttataaatgcacAATATAATCCTGGATGGTTACAGTTTTTCCTCTCTagttatgatttttatttatttcagttaatgttTTATCAATTTCAGTCTTTGGTATTTTCAGTTAGATATAATAAATAACCTTGGTGAGTTCACATGAAAcaggtgatttttttattttggttttttaaatgttttgtttttaaacttaatATTTGGGTTATTAGGGTCGGTCTGGTTACTCTGGTGGACTTGTACCAGTCTGACGATAAGAAGACTGAAGGACAGGACGACATTAACAGAGATCCGTACATCCTGCGCTTCAGCTGCCCGAACACAGGTGACAGATAACAAAGGCACTATAATATATACAACCACAGTTTAAAGTCTAATAGGTCAAAAATAACTcagagaaataaatgtaaacttaACCTGATTCCTGTCTGATTCTCTTGACAGTCCTGGAAGATCTGGTGATGATCCCAGTTCACATCACACCAAAAGGTGCCGAGATTGAGCTGGATAAACTCTACGACCTTTTCCTGCACATTCAGAAGATGTGGAAGACTGATGTAAGGACTCAATCTAGACAAAAACCTTCTGCAAAAAAAGTGAAGGAGTTGAAACAttaaacagaaggaaaatgaaactgaTTAGCTGTTCGATGAAGATCAATCATCTGATTGATTAAATATCAGCAGCAGAGCAAAGCTGACATGCACACAATCTGTCATTACTAATTATACAATAAATATAGtggaaattatgattttaattagCCAATCAAAGTATATTAGGATACAGTctataaaatagaaaactacTACACAACTGAAATTGTTGCAAAGTAAAGTTTGTATCGATGCTCCTCAGTTCTCAAAACACAGGCAggataaaaacagcagaaattatGACGTAACTTACtgacatttttgagaaaatttgtttaattctgcaAAATATTGCCTAAAACTGTTTGAGTTGAACAGTGACTACTGAAGTCTAATCTTCTTATGTCAGGAGTTAAAACAGCAAGTGTGGAAAATCAATAAGCAGTTTGTGATTTATTAGCTGCATAATGGCTGAGAGACGATGGTCCTGCTACACTGTACAAACCTCTCAGGCCAACTTTCTATTCCAAAGGTTACTGGTCACTTTTCACTAGATATATgcataaagtaaataattagGAACCAGGTCTTCTTTCTTCCTGGCCGCAGTCTCTGGCCACGCCCTCATTGTCccttggctccgcccactttggaTGCAGCGCGATGCTTTCACAAGGTGCTTAGTGTAACACCCTAAAAGGTTTCCTTTGTCTCCGCTGCAGAACGTGATGATCCTGGGCGACTTTAACGCCGACGGCTCGTACGTTTCAAAGAAGGAGATGAAAACCATCCGAATCCGCAGCGACAAAAACTTCCACTGGCTGATTGGAGACGATGTGGACACAACGGCCAGCACCAAAAACACCAACACATACGACAGGTACATAAAAACACCCCGCCTCTCAGAATGAACATTAAAATCTACTAAAATTCATAAATTCAAGGTTTCAagtgtttgattattttctgattGTGTGAGATATCAGAGTGAAGATCCTGCGACTCTCTGCTGTTTGCTTCagttcttcttctcttctttcagGATTGTTGTTTATGGAGACAAAATGCTTCAGGCTGTTGTTAAAAATTCTGCTAAGGCCTTCAACTTCCAGGAAGAATACAGACTCTCCAACGAACAGGTTTGTTATTTTCACAAGTTGTAGAGCAGCAAAATATATAATCTGatttaaatgataaagaaaaaccGTCATttgcagacaaacaaaaagattaCATACAGAATACAGTGAGATAAGTTTGAGACTTCTTCTAGAAACAACCCTCCATGTGTCGCATAAcctgtttcaaaaatgtatattttttctataaataGCACAGAAACTATTACAGTtataagcaaaacattttatttgtgataaAGCAGCAAGAATTTTCCGTTTTTGTCCTTGTACCCTCTAGTCCAGATTTACAAAAGAAGCTTTAATAATGTTGATAAAGTTTCATGACTTCCTGCTTTAGGCTCTGAACATAAGCGACCATTATCCAGTGGAGGTGGAGCTGCTGGGGAAAACAGGTGGAGCTGATGGTAAGCTCTCTGCTCAACAAtaaccatttatttttattctgtgaatAGATGAAAGGTGGTCAactaaactgaataaaactcatttaaagcAATCCCGTGTAGATTTGTTATTAATTGCATAATTTTTGAAGGAAATTGCTGCAGTTTAGGGTTAATCTGACCATAAAGTcctaacaaaaacattcatggcAGCTCATTTAAAGCAGTGGCGGTTCCAGACCACATTCACCAGTTGGCGTTTTTCACAGAGCAAACAgggaaatgtttcagtgtttaatATACTCGGCGAGCCACAGAGACACTTCTAGCCGCCCTGTCTAAGTTTAAACacgttaatttaaaaaagttttggttttgatttcTCTTAGATCTGTGTTGGtctttttccttttggtttGTAGCTGCTTTTGAGTTTTGGTTAATTAGTCTCCCTCCCTCAGTTTCCCAGCTTTCTATCTGCCACAGCTGCTCTACTTCTCCTCTGATTAGCTCGTCTGATCTGCCATTTCCACCCGGGTCTCAATATTTAGCTTCTGTTTTTTCATTGTCTTggtgcttagaacagataaataggcccaaactttctccagctcagtagaaacaaaactgaagttattttctttggacctaaagaggaacgggAAACTAGAGATccagctgacctttgaccttaacATTCAGAGCTacataaagacagttataaAGTTGATCTTCTGTtgcctgaagaacatttccaggatcaGAGGACTAGTGTCTCAGCAACATCtggagaaactcatccatgtgtttctAACAGTTAACAGCGTTTCACAGGCCTGAATGAAAAGTCAAAACGCTGAACAGAaccgaaccagaaccaaacatggagaagcagcaatcagcttctatgcatcacaaatctggaacaaacttctagaaaactgcatAGCAGCcgaaacacagagttcctttaaatctagactaaaaacccagatgtttagagttgcttttgaaacataatcaatgaaacattaatcaataatctgatgtgtaTTGAGAAAACGTAAAGGTTTAATTGTatgttctatgactttgtattttttgtttttatgatgtgaaacCCTTCAAAaggccttgttgctgaaaggtgctacacaaataaacttgattgatttcATTCCTCTTATCTGATCTTGCTGTGTGAATAAGCAACATATTTTCTTCCTCTGTAGGTCTGAAAGAGAAGGCGGAAGAGCTCGACGTTAAAGACAAGAAAccaaaagatgaaaagaaaaaaaatactgcaggaAAGGGGAAAGGTAAACCTGGACAATGAAGATGCAGCTCCGCCTAAAGAGGCCGGAGAAACTCGACCGTAACACCGGTTACCTCAGAGAGCTCGTTGACATGAGGGGCCATTTTGAAAAGTATCACAGAGGACAGCATGTAAGAGCAATAACAATAAGTTTAGCAAACCTTAGCGCAATATTGACAAggtttttcacacatttgtaatggagcTACTGAAGGAGTGGAGGGCTAATTCAGAAAATGTCTGACATTTTCACTGAGAGGAGAACTCAGTTTTGTTGCCAGTAGTTTAGACATTAATGATCAGGTTATTTTagggctgaaaacaaatgtacacTAGTTTACAAGCTGACTGCTTTACGTTCTGTCCAAATGTCAGACATTCAGTGTTGTCCAATgaacaaatgtaataaaatatttacattaactTGAGGTGTGTTCTCAGTTTTTTGAGGTGCATTTGTTTATTCTAAGGACAGAAAATTGTAgttattactattttttatttaaagaaggTCTGCTTTTTATAATTGCttaaggtaaaaaataaaagaaaaaatatatttgacctCTTGCTCTGTCTCAGAAAGTTGTgaggaagatgaaaaaaatgtaaaaaataaatccaataataagaataataaataaggaaataagGAATCAATAATTGTTTGGCAGCTAccataaaagtaaaagaaactCAGGATGTAAACTCTAAAATGAAACTGCAATAAACTTGGAGCAAAGAAAACGCTGGTAGAAAATAAGAAGGAACCAGTCAGAGGAGGACAGGTTGAGAGCTCctcttcagctgctgctgattgaCTGGCAGAGAGCAGGTGAAGAACTTAGCCCCGCCCACCGAGAGAAACCTGCAGCTCCATATGAGAAACACAACGCACCCTGATCCCTGACAGAATTTACCtgatttattttagcaaaagaGTGAAATCTTCAGGAAGGAGccaaatgaaatcaaaacatCATATTTCAAAGTTAAAATGTCATTCATGCAAAAAgagttttcaatattttaatattctttaaagctgctgcttttctaacttcctgtcGCAGATAGCTGCACTTCAGAGTCAACACTGACCTTGCATGAATTACAAGATATTTGCTTTCACTTTGAGGcagtttgagttttaaaaagaaactaagcAAGTCAGTTCTGTAGCCCTTCATTTCCTCTGGCACTAATTATCATGGAGGgttgtgtttcctgttttatattgttatatataatataatatagtattgttatattgttttatattgtcAGTGTCTGTTATTTATTGCGTAGTTgttagtttttgctttttttattagaaCTATGTGATTTGCATAGTGAcgggtttgttttttgtgcttgCTTTCAGCTATTGTGCTAATTCCTGCAAATATACGGTGATGAATTATAATAATGCTGATTAATGTCACTGTaatgatcaaataaattaaacaataactgttttttttagcatctaTTTAAGGAAAATGTCTGAATAGTAGATTAGAATAGAGTTGGGAAAAATAGGAAAATtaatgtgcagcagcagcagcaaagtgaAACATGTACTCACAAAGATAAAAGTATTAagtatataaaaacaaaattaagaataaCATACTGTCCAGTAAGGGCAAAGTAATAACATAAAATGCTGTGTTTACTTATGTAGTttttgactaatatttaaattagtttcatGTTCTGAAATTCTAAgtatgaaaaacacaaaaaagggaATGATGTGGATCACATGCATGACTTACATACACAGACAGACATGTACTGTACATTGATATCTTAACTGATAAAGCATCAATAGTTATCTATAGGGATAAATACTGGTGGACTGACTAACTGTTGTGATTTTATTGGTTCAATCCTGGGACTCCTCATATTTAATATCCACATGCTCCTGCTAGCTCAGTTTACAACAAGTAATATGATTAGTTATAActctatgcagatgatacacagctctacatgatgatgtcaccagaaccatccaatcactgaaatGACGCTTAGAATGgataaatgtgacaaaacatgaacagaaactgaagttattatatTTGGACCTACAGAGGTGTCAGGTCTagatacctattagagacaatttgaataacacaagaaagacaagagagttagattcttgtatactcgcgaggagagcagacagagagatgtttccagttacaaatctccgaCTACCCTGGAAACACATCTCCCGCTCCCtctattttattgctttttagggGACTCTAATACATTGGGCGCTTGCAGCTTCTAAGAGGGAGGGacaacacacagctgcagcGCTAATAACTTTTACTGTTTAGACATATATTATCTACAATCTAAATCCTTCTTGTTCCAGTTGAAATACCAGACACGGCCAGTAAAACAAGTTGTATAtcacacaggagagcagagtttattgctggGCAATAAACTCTGCTAGAAGAGTTGTCTCCGCTTATCTCTGGCTTTGCTGATGGCATCTCAAGGAAGTCACAGGaaggaatcaaagttatttaacacacaaaaacattacttaaaatagtagaaaaagagaaaagcatataattaaacattatttaaatgtaacttcaAGACTACATGAtataacaaatatttgataattactaaaaatacaaattatccAACAGTTCCCGCCTGTTTATCAAAAAATTTGTTCCACATCTCTTATCCCTCCAAGAACAGCCACTTCACATGATTTTCAGCTGGGAGTTCATTTTTTGGAAAGCAAACACTTTTACACTCAGGGGTTATACCCAGTCCAGAAATCAGGATCTGGATACCTGTCAGAAGAGTCATCATCAGAGTATTCTTTGTCAACATTAgattttttctctaataaaggATACATCTGTGCCATCTGGTCCTCCATGGGTGAAATCGCtgtggtaatgagacggttAAACAAAGAACGCAGGCAcggaacaaaacaacatccacacaaagtcaaaattgcaGCAAATACTGCAATTGATACTAAGACAGAGGACACAAGGTTTCTATACTTCCCAAaggcatccatccatgcatcccacATGGAAGTATCCACTCCAGAGTGTTCCTTCATTTTGCCATTAAGAGTTCGAAGCCCTGTAATGGCCTTCGTTAAGCTTCCATCAGCTGCTGTattgtttggtaaaaatgtgcaacatttttctccaaaaatcatGCACACCCCTCCTTTCTCAGCCAGCAACATGTCAAGAGCTATACGGTTCTGGAAAGCCATCAGTGAAGTAGCAGCCAGCTGTTCATGCACTGCCTCGAAACCAGCCTGTGTCCAATTTCCCAGTCTTTGCACATTGTAATGGatgtaatttattctgtctACGTTTTTGTTAATCGTGCACCACCAACAAATTGTAGATTCAAAACCAGCCCCGACCTGATCAactaatttatattcatcaggCACTCCACGAGGGACTCCGATGGCATCGATGTATGTCGGATCAATATCTGTATTTTTCCATGTCACTTCACGTTTCTGTAAGTGTTGCctcttctgaaataaaacactagACAAAGAGAGCATTAGATCTTCAGCAGATGTAGGATATACAGATACAGGTAATAACAGAGAAATTAATGCACAAAACCCTGTTACTTTTCGAGGTAATCTATCAAAAAGTCTGTCAT encodes:
- the LOC116710727 gene encoding deoxyribonuclease-1-like, whose protein sequence is MKIASFNIQRLGLKKVSDPSILNNLVQIISRYDIIVILEVVDETGKAVDVLMKALNKEHHYEKQISTRLGRTDYKEQFLFLYRVGLVTLVDLYQSDDKKTEGQDDINRDPYILRFSCPNTVLEDLVMIPVHITPKGAEIELDKLYDLFLHIQKMWKTDNVMILGDFNADGSYVSKKEMKTIRIRSDKNFHWLIGDDVDTTASTKNTNTYDRIVVYGDKMLQAVVKNSAKAFNFQEEYRLSNEQALNISDHYPVEVELLGKTGGADGLKEKAEELDVKDKKPKDEKKKNTAGKGKGKPGQ